From the Halocalculus aciditolerans genome, the window GAGACGTCGAGTCGCGGCGGGTGGCGTGACGAGTTGCTGTCGTGGGGTGGCTGGTACAAAATCGGGAATCAGTACCGCAAGGAGTGGTCGATGATCTGGAAGGACATCGTCGCTGGCTTCCTCATCTCGGGGTTCGTCATCGTCTTCGTCCCCCAGTGGGTGTGGAACACGCTGTTCATTCAGGGCGACGGCCTGCTCGTGACCGCCGAGAACGCAATTATGGGTGTCACCATAGCCGTCCTCAGTTTCGTTGGCAGTATGGGCAACGTCCCGTTCGCCGTCGCGCTGTGGGGCGGTGGCGTCAGCTTCGCCGGGATCATCGCGTTCGTCTACGCCGACCTCATCACGATCCCCGTGCTGAACGTCTACCGGAAGTACTACGGCTGGAAGATCATGCTGTACATCCTCGGCGTCTTTTTCGTGACGATGGCGTTCACCGGCTTCCTCATGGAGCTGCTGTTCGACGCGCTGGGAATCGTTCCGGATCTGGCGGGCGGCGAGACGGCGACGGAGCAGACGTACTTCAAACTCAACTACACGTTCTATCTCAACCTCATCGCGTTCGCGCTCTCCGGGTTCCTGCTGTATGTTTATCGTCGCGGTCTCGGTGCTCCCGGCCAGTACCGCGATCCCGTCTGTGGGATGCGGACTGACGACAGCGAGCCATCGGCGACGCACGACGGCGAGACGTACTACTTCTGCTCGCAGACCTGCAAGGAGACCTTCGGAGAAAACCCGGACGAATACGCCACCGGGCATCCGATGGTGATGGAGGGGCACGACCACTGACGGACAGCTCGTTGATGGTTCACAGTCTCGATTGAGTACGTCAGTCGTGCTTGGACACATCCGCTGACGCGGCCATACTGAACACGCTACCGTGACTCTTGAGCAGAGAGAATTGGAAGCCGAATTTATGATACCCGCCTTTGAATTCTGACTGAATGTACGACCGAATTCTCCTGTCGACCGATGGAACTGTTGCGTCTGAAGATGCTGAAACGCATGCACTCGAGCTCACAGCCGCTCACAACGCAGTCCTCCATGTGCTCTACGTCGTTGACGAGGATGTCGTAACTGCGTACAGCGGGGACGAGTACGTCGACGAAGCCGAAGGTCCCGAACACGGTCTCGAAGAACACGGCGAGGAGACGCTTTCCGAACTCCGACGTCGAGCCGCAGAAACCGATGTCGATGTCGAGACGGCAATGCAACATGGCCGCCCCGCTGAGACCATCGTGGACCACGCAGACGACTGTGACGCCGATCTCCTCGTGCTCGGTACCAAACGCCGGCCGGACGAATATCGTGCGTTGCTCGGAAGTGTCACCGACCGCGTCCTTCGGCTGACGACGCGTCCGGCAACCGTCGTGAAAACCGAAGTCAGCGAGTAGGGAACGACCGTCCGTTACCGTCCATCATCTGGTGTGAGACGGGCGCGACGGCGGTCAAACTCCTCGTCGTCGATCTCGCCACGGGCGTACCGCTCTTGGAGGACGGCGAGTGCGCTATCCTCAGCGGGGCCGTTCGATTGCGACCGCGTTCCCAGCCAGTAGATGAAACCGAGGGGGACGGCGACGAGGAGTGCCATCCACAGGAGCCCGAACAGCATCATCCCCCAGCCCCAGCTACCCCATCCGGCCATGTGGCCGTCGTTCCACATCCCGTCGTGCCAGCCCCACATCATTGCATCTGGGACAGTCGCGTGTGTTAGCGCCATTCCGGCGACGACGGCCAGAGCCAGCGCTCCGACGACGATGAGTCCCAGAGAACGAATCCCGCGTGCTTGAATTGGATTTTGCATTGTTGTACTCCCAAAGGTCTCGGCGTGGTTAGCCGAGGATGTATTCGAGGGCGGGGTAGCGCTCGACGAGCGTCTCGCCGCCGACGTCGTAGTTCTCGATGTACTGGTCGAGGCCCAGGATGCGGCCCGCGGCGAACGCGGCGACCGCGAGGAACACGAGCATGTACGCGAAGTCCCCGTTGATGAACCCGTGACCCATGTCCCAGTTCCCGAAGTAGAACATGAGCATCATGAGCGCGCCGAAGAACGCCGCGAGGCGGACGAACGCGCCGACGAGCAGGCCGAGGCCGATGAACAGCTCGCCCCACGGCACGGCGACGTTCGCGAACTCGACGAACCACGGCGTGCTCCCCATCCACGCGAACATGCCCGCGAGCGGGTTGCCGTTGGTCGCCGCGACGTTCGACAGGTAGCCGCCGGCGGCGAACTCGCCGGTGATCTTCGTGAACCCGGAGTACGCGAACGCGTACCCCATCATGAGCCGGAGCGCGAGCACGAACCACGCGCTGAGGCTGTGGACTTTCCCGCCGACGGTCAGGCCGCCGACTCTGCTCTCGAGCTGGTTCATGCCGGAGTCGAGTGTGGACATAATTATTGCACCTTCAACTATCAGTAGGCGGAGTAAGACGATATAATAGCGAGCCGGCGTTCTGAGTCAGAAAACCGGGGGACTATATTACCCTCCTGTCGCGAGTACGGACGTGTGACTGAGGAGTCCGACCCGTCGGAAATCTTCGCTACACTCGACGACGAGTACGCTCGCGACATCCTCGTGGCGACGAAGACCGACCGACTGTCTGCGAAGGAACTCAGCGAGGAATGTGACATGTCACGCCCGACCGTCTCGCGCCGTGTCACCCGCCTCGTCGAGCAGGGCCTCCTCGAAGAGTATACGCACGTCGACCCCGGAGGACGGCACTACAGCGAGTACGAGGCTCGTCTCGAACGTATTGAAGTCCTCCTCCAGGCAGAGGGCTTCGATGTCCAGATCGATGTCCGGGCGGACCCCGCCGACCGGATTACGACCATCTTCGAGGAGATGCGGGGAGACTGACTTATGGAACACACGCTATTCGTCATCGGCAAACTGTTCACGACCGCGTTAGCACTGGTCATCGCATATCAGGCCTATCGCGGGTACCAACGACATCACACGCAGTTACTCCTGTACGTCGCCGCCGGCTTCGCATTGGTCGGGCTTGGCGGCCTCCTTGAAGGCGTCCTCTTCGAACTCCTCCAGGTGTCGATCTTCG encodes:
- a CDS encoding SHOCT domain-containing protein gives rise to the protein MALTHATVPDAMMWGWHDGMWNDGHMAGWGSWGWGMMLFGLLWMALLVAVPLGFIYWLGTRSQSNGPAEDSALAVLQERYARGEIDDEEFDRRRARLTPDDGR
- a CDS encoding DUF7521 family protein, producing the protein MEHTLFVIGKLFTTALALVIAYQAYRGYQRHHTQLLLYVAAGFALVGLGGLLEGVLFELLQVSIFEAGFVAALVTAAGMLSILYALYAPNP
- a CDS encoding universal stress protein, with product MYDRILLSTDGTVASEDAETHALELTAAHNAVLHVLYVVDEDVVTAYSGDEYVDEAEGPEHGLEEHGEETLSELRRRAAETDVDVETAMQHGRPAETIVDHADDCDADLLVLGTKRRPDEYRALLGSVTDRVLRLTTRPATVVKTEVSE
- a CDS encoding DoxX family protein; translation: MSTLDSGMNQLESRVGGLTVGGKVHSLSAWFVLALRLMMGYAFAYSGFTKITGEFAAGGYLSNVAATNGNPLAGMFAWMGSTPWFVEFANVAVPWGELFIGLGLLVGAFVRLAAFFGALMMLMFYFGNWDMGHGFINGDFAYMLVFLAVAAFAAGRILGLDQYIENYDVGGETLVERYPALEYILG
- a CDS encoding permease, whose translation is MQVTMVEGIFEALRIGVGFLWTAAWAIIMGLTITSLVQVYVSKERMAQVLGDGDLSGLTKATAFGAASSGCSFGAVAIGKGLFKKGAHAVNFLAFMFASTNLIVELGLMILILLGWEFLLAELLGGLILIAVMAVIVHLTLPENLFDEVRETLNERDREAGVTEDPTCGMEGKDEYTLTTDGGETLKFCSEGCMETYRQETSSRGGWRDELLSWGGWYKIGNQYRKEWSMIWKDIVAGFLISGFVIVFVPQWVWNTLFIQGDGLLVTAENAIMGVTIAVLSFVGSMGNVPFAVALWGGGVSFAGIIAFVYADLITIPVLNVYRKYYGWKIMLYILGVFFVTMAFTGFLMELLFDALGIVPDLAGGETATEQTYFKLNYTFYLNLIAFALSGFLLYVYRRGLGAPGQYRDPVCGMRTDDSEPSATHDGETYYFCSQTCKETFGENPDEYATGHPMVMEGHDH
- a CDS encoding ArsR/SmtB family transcription factor, which encodes MTEESDPSEIFATLDDEYARDILVATKTDRLSAKELSEECDMSRPTVSRRVTRLVEQGLLEEYTHVDPGGRHYSEYEARLERIEVLLQAEGFDVQIDVRADPADRITTIFEEMRGD